Proteins encoded within one genomic window of Triticum aestivum cultivar Chinese Spring chromosome 2D, IWGSC CS RefSeq v2.1, whole genome shotgun sequence:
- the LOC123053371 gene encoding uncharacterized protein isoform X1, which produces MQRSITTLMEGGQDMKGKAPAHIDSRGEEGHGGRSLLLQYVPCRPHAGGVYLRSGRSMFSGQLKRTFKIVLKKGYWKKMCESISDSCVGMPHLSGSRCRGSNGRGDEPRRAKLRTLAKAAPAQRRGLQRQQHLCMGRNSPWARAGSSSPPPAGDSRAPARLHQRPAAEQQLVSTSGR; this is translated from the exons ATGCAGCGCAGCATCACAACCTTGATG GAAGGGGGCCAGGACATGAAGGGAAAAGCTCCTGCCCATATCGATTCAAGAGGAGAGGAGGGCCATGGAGGGAGAAGCCTGCTGCTGCAATACGTACCTTGTCGTCCTCATG CAGGTGGGGTGTACTTGAGGTCTGGGAGATCCATGTTCTCCGGGCAACTGAAAAGAACTTTCAAG ATTGTTTTAAAGAAGGGCTATTGGAAAAAGATGTGTGAGAGTATTAGTGACTCATGTGTGGGCATGCCGCACCTTTCAGGTAGCAG ATGCAGAGGGAGTAATGGGCGAGGAGATGAACCTAGGCGAGCAAAATTGAGAACTCTAGCTAAAGCAGCTCCTGCCCAGCGGCGAGGACTTCAGCGGCAGCAACACCTGTGCATGGGGAGGAACAGCCCCTGGGCGCGCGCAGGCAGCAGCTCGCCTCCACCAGCGGGCGACAGCAGAGCACCAGCTCGCCTCCACCAGCGGCCGGCAGCAGAGCAGCAGCTCGTCTCCACCAGCGGGCGGTAG
- the LOC123053371 gene encoding uncharacterized protein isoform X2: MQRSITTLMEGGQDMKGKAPAHIDSRGEEGHGGRSLLLQYVPCRPHGGVYLRSGRSMFSGQLKRTFKIVLKKGYWKKMCESISDSCVGMPHLSGSRCRGSNGRGDEPRRAKLRTLAKAAPAQRRGLQRQQHLCMGRNSPWARAGSSSPPPAGDSRAPARLHQRPAAEQQLVSTSGR; encoded by the exons ATGCAGCGCAGCATCACAACCTTGATG GAAGGGGGCCAGGACATGAAGGGAAAAGCTCCTGCCCATATCGATTCAAGAGGAGAGGAGGGCCATGGAGGGAGAAGCCTGCTGCTGCAATACGTACCTTGTCGTCCTCATG GTGGGGTGTACTTGAGGTCTGGGAGATCCATGTTCTCCGGGCAACTGAAAAGAACTTTCAAG ATTGTTTTAAAGAAGGGCTATTGGAAAAAGATGTGTGAGAGTATTAGTGACTCATGTGTGGGCATGCCGCACCTTTCAGGTAGCAG ATGCAGAGGGAGTAATGGGCGAGGAGATGAACCTAGGCGAGCAAAATTGAGAACTCTAGCTAAAGCAGCTCCTGCCCAGCGGCGAGGACTTCAGCGGCAGCAACACCTGTGCATGGGGAGGAACAGCCCCTGGGCGCGCGCAGGCAGCAGCTCGCCTCCACCAGCGGGCGACAGCAGAGCACCAGCTCGCCTCCACCAGCGGCCGGCAGCAGAGCAGCAGCTCGTCTCCACCAGCGGGCGGTAG
- the LOC123053371 gene encoding uncharacterized protein isoform X3 has translation MQRSITTLMEGGQDMKGKAPAHIDSRGEEGHGGRSLLLQYVPCRPHAGGVYLRSGRSMFSGQLKRTFKIVLKKGYWKKMCESISDSCVGMPHLSDAEGVMGEEMNLGEQN, from the exons ATGCAGCGCAGCATCACAACCTTGATG GAAGGGGGCCAGGACATGAAGGGAAAAGCTCCTGCCCATATCGATTCAAGAGGAGAGGAGGGCCATGGAGGGAGAAGCCTGCTGCTGCAATACGTACCTTGTCGTCCTCATG CAGGTGGGGTGTACTTGAGGTCTGGGAGATCCATGTTCTCCGGGCAACTGAAAAGAACTTTCAAG ATTGTTTTAAAGAAGGGCTATTGGAAAAAGATGTGTGAGAGTATTAGTGACTCATGTGTGGGCATGCCGCACCTTTCAG ATGCAGAGGGAGTAATGGGCGAGGAGATGAACCTAGGCGAGCAAAATTGA
- the LOC123053370 gene encoding uncharacterized protein: MGVREPVAMEIPAEEGAAARVPPRIRRRLLEGRASGGGGPSSAEEIEAKLKEADHRRQQFHDWLSCKARKKPRSPSWSSQEEDYGQRLEARLQAAEQKRLSLLAKAQNRLAKLDELRQAAKNDVEMRFEKEKEELETRVESRVRQAEENRMRLLHADMQRRAALKERTERSLVQKATSESKYTERVRSAILAKRAAAEKKRLALLEAEKRKARARLMHIRQAAMTVSSQREAERIKLKEHLDSKLQRAKRKRAEYLKQRGSPCSSAHADYIKHADFLSRKLARCWRSFVKSRKTTLALAQAYDALGINEKSVKSMPFEELAMLMGSPTALEATKALLDRFERRLTLCQSANSSSAENIDHLLKRLATPKRKAPPSRDGRTRVAAKRPARTSETSRLSRYSLRVVLCAYMILAHPSAVLSGDGEQEQLLMESAANFVREFELLVKTILEGPGRTSRQPSLDGAESSSCQKSYDVASQSKFKTQLVNFDKAWCTYLYGFVVWKVKDARSLEGDLVRAACKLELSMMQTCKLTADGQSHNLTHDMKAIQKQVSDDQKLLREKVQHLSGDAGIERMDSALSDARSKFFEAKENGSPLAAPVANVCTPLRIDSSGKLPPTEVNMNSKTDAEGSRSVVRSLFGASGASSSTSPVNLPTENEQMVNEMLHEDGGAIAGNSNDARTIEKDFQDKVRETMEKAFWDVVTDSMRGDKPDYSQLINLVKEVRDSLHDLAPKEWKEEIYENIDLEILSQVLESGSQDTQYLGQILQYSLDMVRKLSAAAKDDEMKASHDKLLSELAASSEDTDNGVSSFVIAVIKGLRFTLEEIKQLQVEVSKAYVQLMQPTIKGSAGVEYLQKAFGDRYGPPANASASLPVTLQWISASKSIVDGEWSEHLGSLSVLPAANHAQPLVTVLRAGHGAPTAAVASAGSSGLPECKGEKIDKLVRVGLLQLISGMEGLQLQSTPESFHLNFLRLRAVQGQFQEVIVMATSMLVLRQVLMSENSKITPPELETVISELFGALVKLLDNSPEAGTEEIVEAMMSASASAGSLSDAKIQARRQIITRVLLKSLQADDVVFKKVSRAVHCAFRGVLLGGSGAKGQKLADAALRRVGAGKLADRVVKAAEVLIRVATVSEKVHGPWYKALA; encoded by the exons ATGGGGGTGAGGGAGCCCGTGGCGATGGAGATACCGGcggaggagggcgcggcggcgagggTGCCGCCGCGGATCAGGAGGAGGCTGCTCGAGGGCagggccagcggcggcggcgggccgtcCAGCGCCGAGGAAATCGAGGCCAAGCTCAAGGAGGCCGACCACCGGAGGCAG CAATTCCACGATTGGTTATCCTGCAAAGCAAGGAAGAAGCCACGGAGCCCATCGTGGTCGTCTCAAGAGGAAGATTACGGACAGCGCCTTGAAGCCAGGCTTCAGGCAGCTGAGCAGAAAAGGTTAAGCCTCTTGGCAAAGGCACAGAACCGGTTAGCCAAGTTGGATGAACTCCGACAAGCAGCAAAGAATGATGTGGAAATGCGGtttgagaaggagaaggaggaactTGAGACTAGAGTCGAGTCTCGTGTCCGACAGGCCGAGGAAAACCGTATGCGCCTTCTGCATGCAGATATGCAGAGGCGGGCCGCACTGAAGGAGAGAACAGAGAGGTCCCTCGTGCAGAAGGCGACATCTGAGAGCAAGTATACAGAGCGGGTGCGATCTGCTATCCTGGCAAAGCGTGCTGCTGCTGAGAAGAAACGGTTGGCGTTGTTAGAAGCTGAGAAGAGGAAGGCTCGTGCTCGGCTCATGCATATTCGACAAGCAGCCATGACTGTAAGCAGCCAGAGAGAAGCAGAGAGGATTAAATTGAAAGAACATCTGGATAGCAAACTTCAGAGG GCCAAGAGGAAGAGAGCTGAATATTTGAAGCAGCGAGGAAGTCCATGCAGTTCTGCTCATGCCGATTACATCAAGCATGCCGATTTTCTTTCAAGAAAGCTTGCAAG GTGCTGGAGAAGTTTTGTGAAGTCCAGGAAGACAACACTTGCCTTAGCTCAAGCTTATGATGCTTTGGGAATTAATGAAAAATCTGTGAAGTCAATGCCATTTGAGGAATTAGCTATGTTGATGGGATCTCCCACAGCTCTTGAGGCTACAAAGGCATTACTTGATCGGTTCGAGAGGCGTTTGACTCTTTGTCAGTCAGCAAATTCATCATCTGCAGAAAATATTGACCATCTACTGAAACGCCTTGCGACTCCAAAGAGGAAGGCACCTCCGAGTAGGGACGGAAGAACAAGGGTTGCAGCAAAAAGGCCAGCAAGAACTTCTGAAACAAGCAGGTTGTCTAGATATTCACTGAGGGTGGTACTCTGTGCTTACATGATCCTGGCTCATCCTAGTGCTGTTTTAAGTGGAGATGGTGAGCAAGAGCAGCTACTCATGGAGTCAGCAGCAAACTTTGTCAGGGAGTTTGAGCTATTAGTTAAGACAATACTCGAGGGACCAGGAAGAACCTCAAGGCAGCCATCTCTTGATGGTGCTGAATCATCTAGTTGCCAGAAGTCTTATGATGTTGCCAGCCAAAGTAAATTCAAGACTCAGTTGGTTAATTTTGACAAAGCGTGGTGCACCTATCTTTACGGATTTGTGGtgtggaaagtaaaagatgcaagaTCATTGGAGGGTGATCTTGTTAGGGCTGCATGCAAGCTTGAGCTGTCAATGATGCAAACATGCAAGTTAACTGCCGACGGGCAGTCACACAACCTCACCCATGATATGAAGGCGATTCAGAAGCAGGTTTCTGACGATCAAAAACTCCTAAGAGAGAAGGTTCAGCATTTGAGTGGTGATGCAGGCATCGAGCGTATGGACTCTGCTCTCTCAGATGCAAGATCAAAGTTCTTTGAAGCGAAGGAGAATGGAAGTCCATTGGCAGCACCTGTTGCAAACGTATGTACCCCTCTGCGCATTGATTCATCTGGAAAGCTCCCGCCTACTGAGGTCAATATGAATTCCAAAACAGATGCTGAAGGATCAAGGTCTGTTGTGCGATCCCTGTTTGGAGCTTCTGGAGCATCAAGCAGCACATCACCAGTGAATCTGCCAACAGAGAATGAGCAGATGGTCAATGAGATGCTTCATGAGGATGGTGGTGCCATTGCTGGCAATTCTAATGATGCTCGTACCATTGAGAAGGATTTCCAAGACAAAGTGAGGGAAACAATGGAGAAAGCTTTCTGGGATGTGGTTACCGACTCGATGAGAGGAGACAAACCTGACTACAGCCAACTGATCAACCTGGTAAAGGAAGTGAGGGATTCGTTGCACGACTTGGCTCCCAAGGAATGGAAGGAGGAAATCTATGAGAACATTGACCTCGAAATTCTATCCCAG GTACTCGAGTCAGGCTCCCAGGACACCCAATATCTGGGGCAGATTTTGCAGTACTCTCTGGATATGGTCAGAAAGCTGTCTGCTGCGGCAAAGGATGATGAGATGAAGGCAAGTCATGACAAATTATTGAGTGAGTTGGCTGCAAGTTCTGAAGATACTGATAATGGAGTCAGCTCGTTCGTCATTGCTGtcatcaagggcctgcggttcactCTGGAAGAAATAAAG CAACTGCAAGTAGAAGTGAGCAAGGCATATGTTCAGCTGATGCAACCGACGATAAAAGGCTCTGCTGGAGTGGAGTACCTGCAGAAGGCTTTCGGCGATCGCTATGGACCTCCTGCCAATGCGTCAGCTTCTCTCCCTGTAACTCTGCAGTGGATTTCAGCATCAAAGAGCATCGTGGACGGAGAATGGAGCGAACATCTGGGCTCTCTTTCAGTTCTTCCAGCAGCAAATCAT GCTCAGCCCCTTGTTACAGTGCTCCGAGCTGGCCATGGAGCTCCAACAGCTGCTGTAGCTTCAGCAGGTAGTTCAGGTTTACCTGAATGCAAGGGAGAAAAGATTGACAAGCTTGTGAGGGTTGGCCTGTTGCAGCTTATTAGTGGTATGGAGGGATTACAATTGCAGTCAACTCCTGAGAGCTTCCATCTCAACTTCCTGAGATTGAGGGCCGTGCAGGGCCAATTTCAAGAAGTGATTGTGATGGCTACGAG CATGCTCGTCCTGCGTCAAGTCCTGATGAGTGAGAATTCTAAGATCACTCCTCCGGAGCTGGAGACTGTCATCTCAGAACTCTTCGGCGCTCTGGTGAAGCTGCTGGACAACTCCCCGGAGGCAGGCACTGAAGAGATCGTGGAGGCGATGATGAGCGCGTCGGCCTCAGCCGGCTCTTTGTCGGACGCCAAGATTCAGGCAAGGAGGCAGATAATAACCCGGGTGCTCCTGAAGAGCCTCCAAGCGGACGACGTCGTCTTCAAGAAGGTCTCCCGGGCGGTCCACTGCGCCTTCCGCGGGGTCCTCCTTGGCGGCAGCGGTGCCAAGGGCCAGAAGCTGGCGGATGCAGCCCTACGCCGCGTTGGCGCGGGGAAGCTCGCCGACCGGGTGGTTAAGGCGGCTGAAGTGCTCATCAGGGTGGCCACGGTCTCGGAGAAGGTCCACGGCCCGTGGTACAAAGCGCTCGCCTGA